The following coding sequences lie in one Candidatus Nitrospira allomarina genomic window:
- a CDS encoding sigma-54-dependent transcriptional regulator produces MHKATILIVDDEPDTLILLREIMEKEGYQVYTATSSQAALHTFVDQTPDVVLSDIQMPHMDGLALLAETRKRSPLTQVILLTAYGSLSTAVEGIKAGAFDYLSKPFALEEIRSVVRRACDHKHTLEQARVSIQPLLPKGNGINQIQGNSPPMVAVYKLIARVAPTESTVLIHGETGTGKELIARAIHANSLRSDGPFIAVDCGTLTENLLESELFGHERGAFTGAITLKKGLLESANRGTCFLDEIGDISPNLQSKLLRVLQEHEIRRVGGMESIKVDVRIIAATNKHLKKLVESGKFREDLYYRLNVVTLHLPSLRERVEDIPTLIDYFLTKYTQLNNKVITGVHPQALALLTNYSWPGNVRELEHTIERAVVMTPHSLIMSHDLPLALVAPPALPDQSPSHPDWKTLGQLEREHILKVLDAQQGDENRTSELLGIHRKTLQRKLKEYGLR; encoded by the coding sequence ATGCATAAAGCTACCATCCTCATCGTCGATGATGAACCGGACACACTGATCCTCCTTCGGGAAATCATGGAAAAAGAAGGCTATCAGGTCTACACCGCGACGAGCAGTCAAGCCGCCTTACACACCTTCGTCGATCAAACGCCCGATGTCGTGTTATCGGATATTCAAATGCCACACATGGACGGACTCGCCCTCCTGGCCGAAACACGGAAACGCAGCCCCCTCACCCAGGTCATTCTCCTCACCGCCTATGGATCGTTGTCGACGGCAGTGGAAGGGATCAAAGCCGGGGCCTTCGATTACCTCTCCAAGCCATTCGCATTGGAAGAAATTCGTTCCGTCGTCAGACGGGCCTGTGACCATAAACACACTCTGGAGCAGGCACGCGTATCGATTCAGCCACTTTTGCCAAAAGGAAATGGCATCAACCAGATACAAGGCAACAGTCCGCCGATGGTGGCCGTATACAAACTTATCGCCAGGGTCGCCCCAACGGAATCCACCGTCCTCATCCATGGTGAAACGGGAACTGGAAAAGAACTCATTGCCAGGGCCATCCATGCCAACAGTCTCCGAAGCGACGGGCCGTTTATCGCCGTGGATTGCGGCACCCTCACAGAAAATCTTCTGGAAAGTGAATTATTCGGTCACGAACGCGGCGCCTTCACGGGAGCCATCACCCTCAAAAAAGGACTCCTGGAATCGGCCAATCGAGGCACCTGCTTTCTGGATGAAATCGGCGATATCTCCCCGAACCTGCAGAGCAAACTTCTCCGGGTCCTACAAGAGCATGAAATCCGCCGAGTGGGCGGCATGGAATCGATCAAAGTCGATGTCCGCATCATTGCCGCCACCAACAAACACCTTAAAAAGCTGGTGGAATCCGGGAAGTTTCGGGAAGACCTGTATTATCGGCTCAACGTTGTCACACTGCATCTGCCATCGCTGAGAGAACGGGTCGAAGATATCCCCACACTCATCGACTACTTTCTCACCAAATATACCCAGCTCAACAATAAAGTCATCACCGGAGTGCACCCCCAGGCGTTAGCCCTGCTCACCAACTATTCCTGGCCGGGAAATGTGCGTGAACTCGAACATACCATCGAACGAGCCGTGGTCATGACTCCACATTCGCTTATCATGTCTCACGACCTCCCGTTAGCGCTTGTCGCGCCTCCCGCCCTACCCGACCAATCGCCATCCCACCCAGACTGGAAAACGCTCGGACAGCTCGAACGGGAACACATCCTTAAAGTCTTAGATGCCCAGCAAGGCGATGAAAACCGCACCTCGGAACTTCTGGGCATCCACCGGAAAACCCTCCAACGCAAACTCAAAGAATACGGCCTCCGCTAG
- a CDS encoding sensor histidine kinase, protein MISWQHPWKLQAKASFIIILIVGGAILVTELLHQYYVAELAKDVIHSKSLVLLRQIGARFQSEKHFHNAILREKYLNDLMSRNPDLIFLRVYGKSAKPDEPPILLTQVGDTKDASSEIPLMVTHTFQFEEPQGRFHDQPGDDRLKLSTPLAIQGKTSGVIYAEYWTGQLTTITRFFLNWSLVISLIMGFGIVVALNFFLYRHVIRPLGRLKAGLAEVEKGQWATLVPIEKTDEIGELARQFNSMAQQIQEVMRENASLNQALAQARDALQTRVEDATAELRQRNEELAAVNERLSIAQRDILRQQRLAVLGQLVATIAHKIGTPLTAIFGHLQLLQEDPHLSHEVLERVRTMLKQTDRLTHSIQDLLTFTRTPTISVEQVSVPTLIDQSLLLFRPLLQEHGIQGLTHFAPDLWSVQGDAFHLQEAINNLIDNAIDAMPDGGQLTIRARNAEDTHQAGPEVIIDIHDSGPGIPREHIEKIFDPFFTTKSVGSGTGLGLAITTEIIQLHKGHITVHSEEGHGTRFLIRLPAWGNSDHA, encoded by the coding sequence ATGATTTCCTGGCAACATCCCTGGAAGCTCCAAGCCAAGGCTTCCTTCATCATCATCCTCATTGTGGGCGGGGCCATTCTGGTCACGGAACTCCTGCATCAGTATTATGTGGCGGAATTGGCCAAAGATGTCATTCACTCAAAATCTCTTGTCCTTTTGCGGCAAATCGGCGCGCGCTTTCAATCAGAAAAGCATTTTCACAATGCGATATTACGGGAGAAATATTTAAACGATTTAATGAGCCGGAACCCGGATCTCATCTTTCTCCGGGTCTACGGGAAAAGCGCCAAACCCGATGAACCGCCTATCCTCCTGACGCAAGTTGGAGACACCAAGGACGCTTCAAGTGAAATCCCGTTGATGGTCACCCACACCTTCCAATTTGAAGAACCCCAAGGCCGCTTTCACGATCAACCCGGGGATGATCGGCTTAAACTATCCACGCCTCTTGCCATACAGGGAAAAACCAGCGGGGTCATTTACGCCGAATACTGGACTGGACAACTTACCACCATTACACGTTTTTTTCTCAATTGGTCGCTCGTCATCAGCCTGATCATGGGATTCGGCATCGTGGTGGCGTTAAACTTCTTTCTCTATCGACATGTGATCCGTCCACTTGGACGGCTAAAAGCCGGGCTGGCTGAAGTTGAAAAGGGGCAATGGGCCACCCTGGTCCCGATCGAAAAAACAGACGAGATAGGCGAATTAGCCCGCCAGTTCAATTCCATGGCACAACAGATTCAGGAGGTCATGAGGGAAAATGCGTCATTGAATCAGGCATTAGCTCAGGCCCGGGATGCCCTACAGACCAGAGTGGAGGATGCGACGGCAGAACTACGGCAACGGAATGAAGAGTTGGCCGCCGTCAACGAGCGCCTCTCCATTGCGCAACGTGATATTCTCCGGCAACAACGGTTGGCTGTCTTGGGTCAACTGGTCGCCACCATCGCCCACAAGATCGGCACACCCTTAACGGCCATTTTCGGACACCTGCAACTGCTCCAGGAAGATCCGCATCTTTCCCATGAAGTCCTGGAGCGGGTGCGAACCATGCTCAAACAAACCGACCGGCTCACTCACAGCATCCAGGACTTACTTACCTTTACGCGCACACCCACCATTTCCGTCGAACAGGTCTCGGTTCCGACCCTGATCGACCAGTCGTTACTATTATTTCGCCCCCTTCTCCAGGAGCACGGCATTCAAGGCCTTACGCATTTTGCACCCGATTTGTGGTCGGTCCAGGGAGATGCCTTTCATCTTCAGGAGGCCATCAACAACCTCATCGATAACGCGATCGATGCCATGCCGGACGGCGGGCAATTGACCATTCGGGCCCGAAACGCCGAAGATACCCATCAGGCAGGACCGGAGGTCATCATTGATATTCACGATTCAGGACCAGGGATTCCGCGTGAACACATAGAAAAAATATTTGACCCCTTCTTTACCACCAAAAGCGTGGGGTCAGGAACGGGCCTTGGGTTGGCCATCACCACCGAAATTATTCAATTGCATAAGGGTCACATCACCGTGCATAGCGAAGAGGGCCATGGCACCCGTTTTCTCATTCGGCTGCCGGCCTGGGGGAACTCGGATCATGCATAA
- a CDS encoding gamma-glutamyl-gamma-aminobutyrate hydrolase family protein, whose translation MSKRYPAPLIGITCEAVSNRKDFANYDLLCDHRYAAAVTEAGGHPVLLPINHRETLRNRYLEGIDGLVIVGGDDLDPTWYGERPKKRTKVAFQNRSKFEAWLYKAGKTRRLPILGICYGMQLINVLEGGTLHQHIHPPKKGYNVDHEGKKNGLHPVKIIQGTRLAKILGKGRKVVATEHHQGVRTLAPDFIPAAIASDGLIEAMEHPKYPHIFTIQWHPERQLRSQTTQRLLRAFVRSCQHYQRTRNS comes from the coding sequence ATGAGTAAACGCTATCCCGCCCCGTTGATCGGGATCACTTGTGAAGCCGTGTCTAATCGCAAGGACTTCGCCAACTACGACTTGTTATGTGATCACCGCTATGCGGCCGCCGTCACCGAAGCGGGCGGCCATCCCGTGTTGCTCCCGATTAACCACAGGGAAACTCTTCGCAATCGCTATTTAGAAGGCATCGACGGGTTGGTCATTGTCGGAGGAGACGATTTGGATCCAACCTGGTATGGAGAACGCCCAAAAAAACGCACAAAAGTTGCATTTCAAAACCGGTCCAAATTTGAAGCCTGGTTATACAAGGCCGGGAAAACCCGTCGGTTACCCATTTTAGGAATTTGCTATGGCATGCAGCTGATCAATGTCCTGGAAGGCGGAACCCTTCATCAACATATTCACCCGCCCAAGAAGGGCTACAATGTGGACCATGAAGGAAAGAAAAACGGGCTACATCCAGTCAAAATCATTCAGGGCACTCGATTAGCCAAAATTCTCGGAAAGGGTCGCAAGGTAGTGGCCACAGAACATCACCAGGGCGTCCGGACACTGGCTCCAGATTTTATTCCTGCCGCCATCGCCAGCGACGGACTCATTGAGGCGATGGAACATCCCAAATACCCTCATATTTTTACGATTCAATGGCATCCGGAACGACAACTCCGCAGCCAAACCACACAACGGCTCTTACGGGCCTTTGTCCGATCCTGCCAACACTACCAGCGAACAAGAAACTCGTAG
- a CDS encoding glutamate-cysteine ligase family protein: MAGLTQTPFHQRIVIGVEIEAYSINVTDHKIGRRLSKPRPGLSESGERFTRDASIGSEYNSRPFTTIRESLFLLKAGLRKYLRGLYRSREDEQDYRVPLFVGGWTNRFAGTHLHISVANRKLTKQEATALSWHLHDQLPLLIATGANSPIWDKKVTGKASNRFLRGNATYFTPTKRGDLTSVDTRELVYSKGRKTKPPTLEIRVFDSNIPEFVVANLCLVKAVCLRWLRGEAAANRMSHADYLLARTEAATKGMKARLPWKREWMPAPDYLDQFLWEHREEFDAMDIPEEIYEVLRLLKRRYNGARLIHDAVALAIREHPQTWQRRFAKRYRSGLGHLLSGNTLQDFAAELEVPFPSTERVWLGRKRASIDE, translated from the coding sequence ATGGCAGGCCTAACACAAACTCCGTTTCATCAACGAATCGTCATCGGCGTCGAAATTGAGGCGTACAGCATCAATGTCACCGATCACAAGATCGGCAGGCGCCTGTCAAAACCACGGCCTGGTCTTTCCGAATCCGGCGAACGATTTACCCGGGATGCCTCCATCGGCAGTGAGTATAATAGCCGACCATTCACAACCATCCGGGAAAGCTTATTTTTACTCAAGGCCGGCCTGCGAAAATATCTGCGAGGCCTGTATCGCAGTCGAGAAGACGAACAAGACTATCGTGTGCCGTTATTTGTGGGAGGCTGGACGAACCGGTTTGCCGGCACCCACCTTCACATCTCTGTCGCCAATCGTAAACTCACCAAACAAGAAGCCACCGCACTCAGCTGGCATCTGCATGACCAGCTCCCGTTGCTCATCGCGACCGGAGCTAATTCTCCCATATGGGACAAAAAAGTCACGGGCAAAGCCTCCAACCGGTTTCTTCGTGGAAATGCCACCTACTTCACCCCCACAAAACGAGGGGACCTCACATCGGTCGATACCCGGGAACTGGTCTATAGCAAAGGCCGGAAAACCAAACCGCCCACTCTGGAAATACGGGTCTTCGATTCCAATATTCCGGAATTTGTCGTGGCGAATTTATGCCTGGTTAAGGCTGTCTGTCTGCGATGGCTGCGGGGCGAAGCCGCGGCCAATCGGATGAGCCATGCCGATTACCTACTCGCCCGGACAGAAGCCGCCACGAAAGGCATGAAAGCCAGGCTTCCCTGGAAACGCGAATGGATGCCGGCTCCGGACTATTTAGACCAGTTCTTATGGGAACACCGGGAGGAATTCGACGCCATGGATATTCCTGAAGAAATTTATGAGGTCCTGCGCCTGCTCAAACGCAGATATAACGGAGCACGGCTCATTCATGATGCGGTGGCCCTGGCCATTCGCGAGCACCCGCAAACCTGGCAACGCCGTTTCGCCAAACGCTATCGCTCAGGATTGGGGCATTTGCTCAGCGGCAACACTTTGCAGGATTTTGCCGCAGAACTGGAAGTGCCCTTTCCCAGCACCGAACGGGTGTGGCTGGGTCGAAAACGAGCATCCATCGATGAGTAA
- a CDS encoding YtxH domain-containing protein — protein sequence MKWMSSGCAIGTMAFVSGLTLGIAAGLLWAPQSGKRTREDLHDLASDTLDQAEDWLDNTKETVDDFVKRGKAAVMGA from the coding sequence ATGAAATGGATGTCTTCAGGATGCGCAATCGGGACTATGGCCTTTGTGTCAGGTCTCACATTGGGAATCGCAGCAGGGCTGTTGTGGGCCCCACAGTCCGGGAAACGAACCAGAGAAGACCTACATGATCTTGCCTCCGATACCTTGGATCAAGCCGAAGACTGGCTGGATAATACCAAAGAAACGGTTGATGATTTTGTCAAAAGAGGAAAAGCGGCCGTCATGGGCGCCTAA
- a CDS encoding ABC transporter ATP-binding protein, with amino-acid sequence MSDDMSSSDISAFIQIHHATVYRGSQPVLHDLSLAIAQGRSTVILGPNGSGKSTLMKLLSRELYPVAGPDRYVRLMGKEHWNVWDLRSQIGLISGDMQQAYPCHTTGLDIILSGFFSSLDVYEHQAISLRHRSKSSEMLSMLGIAHLRDRPFGEMSTGEQRRALLGRALVHEPQILVLDEPTTGLDVQACFQYLQIIRNFIRQGGTVILVTHHVHEIPPEVERVVLLKQGRIMKDGFKRDVLNDQSLSALFETPVHLLHDQGWFQIVPALSG; translated from the coding sequence ATGTCAGATGACATGTCGAGTTCAGACATATCCGCTTTCATTCAGATTCACCATGCGACGGTGTATCGCGGCAGTCAGCCTGTCCTCCACGATCTGTCTCTGGCGATTGCTCAGGGCCGTTCGACGGTTATCCTGGGTCCAAATGGTTCAGGCAAATCGACACTCATGAAGCTGCTTTCGAGGGAACTGTATCCCGTCGCCGGGCCGGATCGTTATGTCCGGCTGATGGGGAAGGAGCACTGGAATGTGTGGGACCTCCGTTCACAGATCGGGTTAATTTCAGGGGATATGCAACAGGCTTATCCCTGTCATACAACGGGGCTGGATATTATTCTTTCGGGATTTTTCTCTAGTTTGGATGTGTATGAACATCAAGCCATTAGTCTCCGACATCGCTCCAAAAGTTCTGAGATGTTGAGCATGCTTGGGATTGCCCATCTTCGGGATCGCCCTTTCGGGGAGATGTCGACAGGAGAACAACGGCGAGCCTTGTTGGGTCGGGCTTTGGTTCACGAGCCTCAGATCCTTGTGTTGGATGAGCCAACCACTGGGCTGGATGTGCAGGCTTGTTTTCAATATCTTCAGATCATTCGGAATTTTATACGCCAAGGGGGAACGGTGATTTTGGTGACGCATCATGTCCATGAAATTCCTCCGGAGGTTGAGCGGGTTGTATTGTTGAAGCAGGGGCGGATCATGAAAGATGGTTTTAAGAGGGATGTTCTGAATGATCAGAGTTTATCTGCTCTTTTTGAGACTCCGGTTCATCTTCTTCATGATCAGGGATGGTTTCAGATTGTTCCGGCATTATCCGGATAA
- the metF gene encoding methylenetetrahydrofolate reductase [NAD(P)H] — protein MHISEVLRTYNPAISFEFFPPKTERGFQELFEAISALMPLKPAYVSVTYGAGGSTRERTHDLVVKLQRETDLTIVSHLTCVGSKRDEIHHILSKYQGSGIHNIMALRGDPPKGSRDVQIPEDGFQFASDLVRFIKQQFPEMGVGVAGFPEGHPGTPNRLQEMDNLKRKVDAGADYICTQLFFDNRDFFDFCERCEVVGIKVPIIAGIMPIVSRKGMARMSELALGARIPAKLLRAMDRAENDTYAEGVGIHWATEQVVDLVDHKVKGIHFYTLNKSKATLKIYESLGIQSSESLQHPVE, from the coding sequence ATGCATATTTCAGAAGTGTTGCGGACCTATAATCCTGCGATTAGTTTTGAGTTTTTCCCTCCAAAAACGGAACGGGGGTTTCAAGAATTGTTTGAAGCGATTTCGGCCCTCATGCCGTTAAAGCCTGCCTATGTCAGTGTGACTTATGGTGCTGGCGGATCCACCCGTGAACGCACCCATGATTTAGTAGTAAAACTCCAACGGGAAACCGACCTGACCATTGTGTCGCATTTAACTTGCGTGGGGTCCAAGCGTGACGAAATTCATCATATTCTTTCGAAATATCAGGGGAGCGGTATTCATAACATTATGGCTTTGAGGGGAGATCCTCCCAAGGGAAGCAGGGATGTCCAGATTCCCGAAGACGGCTTTCAGTTTGCGTCTGATCTTGTGCGGTTTATTAAGCAGCAATTTCCTGAGATGGGCGTGGGCGTGGCAGGATTTCCCGAGGGGCATCCCGGTACGCCAAACCGGTTACAGGAAATGGACAATCTGAAGCGAAAAGTCGATGCGGGAGCTGATTATATCTGCACCCAATTATTTTTTGATAATCGGGACTTTTTCGATTTTTGTGAACGTTGCGAAGTCGTAGGCATTAAAGTTCCTATTATTGCCGGCATTATGCCGATAGTTTCCCGAAAGGGCATGGCTCGGATGTCTGAGTTGGCGCTTGGGGCCCGTATTCCTGCCAAACTGTTACGGGCTATGGATCGAGCTGAGAATGATACTTATGCAGAAGGGGTTGGCATTCATTGGGCGACCGAACAGGTGGTGGATCTTGTGGATCATAAGGTAAAGGGAATTCATTTTTATACCTTGAATAAATCAAAAGCGACCTTGAAAATCTATGAATCTCTCGGCATTCAAAGTTCGGAAAGTTTGCAGCATCCGGTTGAATAA
- a CDS encoding precorrin-2 dehydrogenase/sirohydrochlorin ferrochelatase family protein, translating into MTKNAGFQVTVDLDGRQCMVIGGDEEAVEKVHRLLDAGAKITVVNPTLHVDLRKLTASGKIIHRGRTFRSGDAQGVVLIMNVLKDDLDLAKSLFELAKTERFLVWSMDLPEYSTIMMPALVKRGNLRIAISTSGTAPALAKVLRHNLEMLFDEEFDQFLDWLGALREELKSTEMSDLRRRERLAEAVNGFQLSGELQYPNSWKLSSEEQVEPVGKEGG; encoded by the coding sequence ATGACGAAGAATGCAGGATTTCAAGTAACAGTTGATTTGGATGGCCGCCAGTGTATGGTAATTGGTGGTGATGAGGAAGCCGTGGAGAAGGTGCATCGCTTGTTGGATGCCGGAGCAAAAATTACCGTGGTCAATCCCACTCTTCATGTTGATTTGCGGAAGTTAACCGCCTCAGGAAAAATTATCCACCGGGGACGGACATTTCGATCGGGGGATGCCCAAGGGGTTGTGCTGATTATGAATGTGTTGAAGGATGATTTGGACTTGGCCAAGTCCTTATTTGAACTGGCGAAAACCGAACGCTTTCTGGTGTGGTCGATGGATTTGCCTGAATACTCCACGATCATGATGCCTGCGCTGGTTAAACGCGGGAATCTTCGAATAGCGATTAGTACGAGTGGGACCGCTCCGGCCCTGGCCAAGGTGCTTCGTCACAATCTTGAAATGCTGTTTGATGAAGAATTCGACCAGTTTCTGGATTGGCTAGGGGCCCTGCGCGAAGAGCTAAAGAGCACGGAAATGAGCGATCTGCGGCGTCGTGAGCGCTTGGCGGAAGCGGTCAATGGCTTTCAATTGTCGGGGGAATTGCAGTATCCCAATAGTTGGAAGTTGTCCAGTGAAGAGCAGGTGGAACCCGTTGGAAAGGAAGGTGGGTAA
- a CDS encoding MTH1187 family thiamine-binding protein, with protein sequence MVLLEFSMSPLGKGESVGKYVSRSLDLIDKSGVEYRLNPMGTVLEGEWDDVFRVVKQCYTRMKKDCPRISCVIKVDYRRGHKGRLAGKVASVEKRLKRKLKTT encoded by the coding sequence ATGGTGCTGTTGGAATTTAGCATGTCACCTCTTGGTAAGGGTGAAAGTGTTGGAAAATACGTGTCCCGGTCACTGGACCTGATTGATAAAAGCGGGGTGGAATATCGCCTCAATCCCATGGGAACGGTGTTGGAAGGGGAGTGGGATGACGTGTTTCGAGTCGTGAAGCAATGCTATACCAGGATGAAAAAGGATTGTCCGCGGATTTCTTGTGTGATTAAGGTTGATTACCGGCGTGGCCATAAAGGCCGGTTGGCTGGCAAGGTGGCCAGCGTGGAGAAACGTTTGAAGCGTAAGCTGAAAACGACATGA
- the alr gene encoding alanine racemase, protein MIPIRPPSPSDLRHVSSPITVSISLDALTRNFHQIRQWITPSIKILAVIKADAYGHGAIPVAQTLEHAGIFGFGVASVMEGITLREHQIHCPILVMGPILPQHLSEIIRHQLTPVISRAEILQQLIELLFPRATPFPIHLKVDTGLHRLGFENDEALSLLSKLTLSTPLIEIEGLLSHFADADNQDHTLTNLQIQKFLAFIDQAKQLGVQPPILHMANSAGILFHPTAHLGMVRPGLMLYGYAPLQESFPQSLTLEPVMQATTYLAHLRSLQPGEIVGYNALFRTRRPSQIAVLPVGYTHGFPRHLTGVGHVLIKGEPAPIIGKICMDMMMVDVTDIPHPTVGEEVVLLGKQGTRKITAEDHARWLNTIPYEVLCGIGGKANRIYLPPTLDSSPSHTSTQSTKKILE, encoded by the coding sequence GTGATACCGATTAGGCCACCTTCACCTTCCGACCTCCGGCACGTCTCGTCTCCGATTACCGTCTCAATCAGTCTTGATGCCCTAACCAGGAATTTTCACCAAATCCGGCAATGGATCACTCCGTCTATAAAAATTCTGGCCGTCATTAAAGCTGACGCCTATGGCCATGGGGCGATTCCTGTGGCTCAGACTCTGGAGCATGCGGGAATTTTCGGATTTGGTGTGGCATCCGTTATGGAAGGGATCACCCTTCGAGAACACCAAATTCACTGCCCCATCCTGGTCATGGGGCCCATCCTCCCTCAACATCTAAGCGAAATTATTCGCCATCAGCTTACTCCGGTGATTTCTCGTGCAGAAATTCTTCAACAACTTATCGAGTTACTTTTTCCTCGAGCCACCCCATTTCCGATTCATCTCAAAGTCGACACCGGATTACACCGACTCGGCTTCGAGAATGATGAAGCCCTCTCCCTTCTAAGCAAGCTAACTCTCTCGACCCCTCTCATTGAAATAGAGGGTCTCTTAAGTCATTTTGCTGATGCCGACAATCAGGATCACACCTTAACCAATCTTCAAATCCAAAAATTTCTGGCCTTTATCGACCAAGCGAAGCAATTGGGAGTCCAACCCCCCATTCTCCATATGGCCAATAGCGCAGGCATCCTGTTTCATCCAACCGCACACTTGGGAATGGTCAGGCCTGGATTAATGTTATATGGATACGCACCCCTGCAGGAGAGTTTCCCCCAATCCCTCACTCTTGAACCGGTAATGCAAGCCACCACATACCTGGCCCACCTCCGGTCTCTACAGCCTGGGGAAATTGTGGGGTATAACGCCCTATTCCGCACACGGAGGCCATCTCAAATCGCCGTCCTGCCGGTCGGGTATACCCACGGATTTCCTAGACACCTTACGGGAGTCGGACATGTCCTCATCAAAGGAGAGCCGGCCCCCATCATTGGAAAAATTTGTATGGATATGATGATGGTGGATGTTACGGATATTCCCCATCCAACTGTGGGAGAGGAGGTCGTGTTACTGGGAAAACAGGGAACACGGAAAATAACAGCTGAAGATCATGCCAGATGGTTGAATACGATTCCCTATGAAGTGTTGTGCGGGATCGGAGGAAAAGCGAACCGAATTTACCTTCCCCCTACACTTGACTCCTCTCCTTCACATACCTCAACGCAATCAACCAAAAAAATATTGGAATAA
- the frr gene encoding ribosome recycling factor has translation MNDPTILKTTQRMEGAIEHLKREFMSLRTGRASLGLLDHITVDYYGTPTPLKQVANLAIPESRLITIQPWDTSQIREIERAIISSELGLTPSNDGKLIRLPIPPLSEERRKDLVKLSKKYGEETKVQIRGFRREGNDELKHLHKEGSLTEDTQHRLEAEIQKLTDKFIQTVDDLTKKKEEEILAI, from the coding sequence ATGAACGATCCAACCATTCTTAAAACCACGCAGCGAATGGAGGGAGCCATTGAGCACCTCAAGAGAGAATTCATGTCCCTTCGTACCGGTCGCGCCTCATTGGGATTACTCGACCATATCACCGTTGATTATTACGGGACGCCCACTCCACTCAAGCAAGTCGCCAACCTCGCGATTCCTGAAAGCCGACTGATCACCATTCAGCCCTGGGATACCTCCCAAATCAGGGAAATTGAACGTGCCATCATTAGTTCCGAACTTGGCCTCACTCCATCCAATGATGGCAAACTCATCCGGCTCCCCATTCCGCCGCTGAGTGAAGAACGACGGAAAGATTTAGTCAAACTCAGCAAAAAATACGGGGAAGAGACCAAGGTGCAGATTCGTGGATTTCGTCGGGAAGGCAATGACGAACTCAAACACCTTCACAAAGAAGGCTCCCTGACAGAGGATACCCAGCACCGGCTAGAAGCTGAAATCCAAAAGCTCACAGATAAATTCATACAGACTGTTGATGACCTCACCAAGAAAAAGGAGGAGGAAATACTCGCAATTTAA
- the pyrH gene encoding UMP kinase encodes MPLKYRRVLLKISGEMLAGEQTYGIQPSVLHNLAAEIADVLTLNVEIAIVIGGGNIFRGLAASASGMERASADYMGMLATLLNALALQNALESKDIPTRVLSAIEMRQLAESYIRRRAIRHLEKKRVVIFAAGTGNPYFTTDTAAALRAMEIGADVIMKGTKVDGIYDADPMTTPSAKRFTELPFLSVLNKSLKVMDATAITLCMDNDLPIIVFDLTSSGNIRKILEGESVGTIVSKNALVT; translated from the coding sequence ATGCCCCTCAAATATCGTCGGGTCCTCTTGAAAATTAGTGGAGAAATGCTCGCGGGAGAGCAAACCTACGGTATCCAACCTTCCGTTTTACATAATCTCGCAGCCGAAATTGCCGACGTACTGACCCTGAACGTCGAAATCGCCATTGTGATTGGAGGTGGAAACATTTTCAGAGGTCTTGCTGCCAGTGCCTCTGGCATGGAACGAGCCTCGGCCGATTACATGGGCATGCTCGCCACCCTGTTGAATGCTTTGGCTTTACAAAATGCTTTAGAGAGCAAAGACATCCCCACCCGTGTCTTATCGGCAATTGAAATGCGGCAGTTAGCCGAAAGTTACATTCGTCGCCGAGCTATTCGGCATTTGGAAAAAAAGCGCGTGGTGATTTTTGCCGCCGGTACTGGGAATCCCTACTTTACCACCGACACCGCTGCCGCACTCCGAGCCATGGAAATTGGTGCGGATGTTATCATGAAAGGCACCAAGGTTGATGGCATCTACGATGCGGACCCTATGACGACACCCTCGGCCAAACGCTTCACAGAATTACCATTTTTATCGGTGCTCAATAAAAGCTTGAAAGTCATGGATGCCACAGCCATTACACTCTGTATGGATAACGATTTGCCTATCATTGTGTTCGATCTGACCTCATCAGGAAATATCAGAAAAATCCTTGAAGGGGAATCTGTCGGCACTATTGTTTCCAAAAATGCGCTTGTCACTTAA